taactaatttttcttCAACTTTTTTAGTGATTCAGTATATATGTTAtagtttaaaacatattaatattaatggacttgaaactttttactATATATAACGAAATTAcggaaattattgttttttatacgcaatgaaatgttcaaaatatattttagtctaaatttaaattacttatccacatttcaaaaataatttgtttggcATACTATAGGTAATccctattttaataaaaaaaaaattatcagtaattactcatagttatataaataaaatatagattatatccTTCTCAATAGAGCCTGTTTCtctatttaaaactgttttaatatGCGATGGttcatcattgaattaaaattaagtaggtatactatgaCCAGATGACCTACACGGCTACATTTACAGTACCTTcgaaacctactatacagcaaagTGTATTACCCGGATTTGTTGATACTTTAAAGTTTTTAGtgataaaataacttaatatttattctttttctATATCTATACTCAACCTTATTGTTTATCCGATAAGAACATAGAaggtacataggtacataatgtagTATGCATTCCAAATACCCATTGACGTGCTTGCAGAGTATagtgattattaaaattgtaaatcaaaTGTTTTGCGACAGAAATGCGTTCAGATTCACGGAACAATGTCGAGGAAACGAACTTTGGGAGCAGCATAATGACGGCAGGGATGACGTGTCGCAAGTCCTCAAGAACGTCCTGTCAACGGGAACTCGAACTTACCGACTCATCGTcggtaagttaattttttttaaatcgcacATCGAATATATTTCTGTGTTTACGCTATAAAGAATATTTAGTAGAATTGATCTATGGCAGATCAGCGATGATACGTGCACCGGGTCGGACGGACAAGGTCGGAACGGTAGCGGAGCAATTAGATCCGGTAACCGGAGGAAGCGCAAATCCAGTGGCAAAGACAAGAACGTCCGGAGACTAGAAAGCAACGAGAGGGAAAGACTGCGAATGCACAGCATCAATGATGCCTTTCAGGTACactgatattttaatgaataaagtaTAGGTTTATGTTAATTACATCCTaaggttatatattttattttagagcaACACAAGCTATTATCAAGAaacaattaagttattatttttttattaggtaattcATACCTTATTTATAATTCGGAAAATATTAGATGACcggatatgaatattataaatataaatgtagaaaATGTAGTCCaggtttattcaaaattaaagttatacattttaaatcatttaaattgctctaattttgtaacaataattatgtaggtattaaaaagtGTGCGATTAAATAAGGATTACACTGTTATAGTTGATTACGAAGGGCAAAGGCATTACTATATTGAATAtgacatataaaattataaaattaagaaagaaaaatatattaacacgagtataagtacatataaattgttattaacttcataaaatgtatttctagtTTTTAAGgctttaaacataatattacgatatcaTCATATTTCATTGATTTGATATTGTAAGTTCatgtaattgtttatttttggctGAAAATTCTAAAAgcatacaagtatattatatttttataaattataatatattatatgtgtaataaaaaGCGTATAGTAAACATGgtatttatggggggggggggggggggtgtcagGAAAttacatgtaggtatattatataaattataatatattattttcaatatgatTTGTATACTTTGACTAgacactattaataatttagaaatatacaattaaaaattcaatatcttTTTGAAAAATACGTCTTATTATTAAGCCAATGACAATGTTTAAActtgtataaatatgtttttccctacaaatcttaattaaatgtttatttataatagctaactaataatttaatcagaaataacataaattagttttttttttacttaatttttagttttaattaactGAACACATTTCAACCAACATGGCAACATGAAACAATACTTGAATTCGTACGGTTGTAATTAATGTGCAATGGTGCATGAGATTGGTATTcgcaaaattcaataatatagaGTATAACCTGATCAGTGGGATCACCCCACCAAAATTTGATTCATTTCACTAATCGTCccgctaatataaatataatttcatacgtacattattattattcacatagAACCGAAATAAAATACGTTCAGAAGAGTTTTGACAATCAAatcctacatattattttataacacaatTGACCTGAGTGTAAGTAAGAAACTTAACACAGGACAGGAATACAGTATTATCATGAGGGCACTATCTACAAACTTCCTACGCGCGTATAACATAAAAAACCTACCCAATGCATAGGTACCACATATTGGATATTCACGAGAACTGAGTAGCATAACTCAAgatgataatatattcatcAAGTACACTTCTGCGCCATTACATTTCAGCATGTCATACGATATagggtaggtatatgtatatttaaaataaatatatatatattatacctaataatacacAATGGCAACCGACTGAAAACATTGAAAACAGTGTAGAAAATGTTCTGTACACGCACTGTGAATAGTAGCCGGGATTCCGTTTTTCACGTGAATAtcacaatataacaataatgtagtAATATGtagaatgtataatatgatggtgATTATAGCAATAAGTATTAGCTTGAACAAAGTGAAAAGATCCGCGTGTAGAATAGTGCGAAATGTGTTGTGCGGCGACTTAAACATTGCTGATACTacgtgattattataatattacttgggTATGGATATAATATGCTCAAAGTAGCAGTTCAAGTGAAGCGATTGTTTCGGAAGGCTTTTAGTATAAAAACGAAGAAGAACTGTTTGTTTAAACTTGAAGTGCATCGATGTTGGGAGCGTAGGGTTACAGGCATAACGATGATTTGTTTATGTGCCACGCAGAGGACGAGATAAACGGTTATACACTTCACCAGTTACTATAGTAACATgggaaaattaaattgttatatatatatatgtgtgtgtatgtgtgtgtgtgtgtatgtgtatgtgtgtgtgtgtgtacatactacataaaCTAATATATACATCAAGAGGGCGAAAAAAATAAGGATTCTGTAGCCTATCTTTTAATTACGCTAAAACGTTGTATCGGAGTTGTAGTCGATGGACCAGTGAATAACGCCAACGCCCCAGAGAGGTGGAGATTAGAGTACATTTGCTTTTAGCTCCCGTGTGAGGATGCATAACGGTTTTTTTCAAACAgcaatatttataggtaccttttaACCTTTATGCAAATTACAAATTgcacagtataaaataaaaaaacattgtcaTTTTTTAGTGTGTTAACCGTTATGTATAATCCATTtaagttataaaacaataaaacacgttttgcataaaataaattactaaatttaaacgaaaaataatataacgccAAATTAATAAGTCAAAGCCTGTATtcttgttcaaaatattaaattattagtggATGAAcatgtaatataattgtataggtatatcgtatgtatacagtaggtaggtataccaatTAAGTTatcataagtaaaaaaaatgtcttattacctaggtaactatttaatttaattttaagtttcatTAATACAGcttatgtaaattatagtatttaaaattaattctcaattatgtaatttagtaataaataaaaatgacaataagGAATTATAaggaatcaaataaaaaatatatataaaaggtaTACTTCAAGACttaagttatgacttatgacattAAGACATATACaatatctttttaaaaaatatgacttattattacgtcacaaaaataaaacaagtgtaaaatatatttctagttATTTATCATAcccaaattatatttctattgtttttccgttttgttataaattaggTCGTTAATGATACAATCCagtgatcattattatttaattaacaatttaacgCTCAAAAGTTACGTTTAAtacgtcataactcataattcataatataaaagtattcatggatataattttttaatagttgcCATAATAAGTTTTATGAGATTAAAGATTTATACTTGCAGCTGTTTTAGTATTTCGTGGTCACTGTAAAAgaaaacataacaaatattagtaacttaattttttttttattgttatttagtttaaataacaataaaacacgatattatataaaatataactcctATAGAGGGGAAGAGCAAGGAGGCCGGTTCCATATAGTTGGGAGCGTAAGGCGAAAAATTATaagaagatataaaatatacaacatacctattataatatgttagaaTATGATAACGATCGTAATGGTATAATTcatttgaatttaatagtttagaggccagtgaaaaattaaataagattaGAGTATCATACATTCattatgatatatcatattatattattatacacaagtacataatatgttatttgttgTGTTGCAGTCGTCGCTTTATAGGTTTTTAATGCTGTAATTACAGTTCATGATGTTTttaatactttgataatatCAAATGTGACCCAagattaaaaaggtggataagtggatgtcgctctgctgtacagtaggttacaagtaggtcactgtaatggatggtgttaaatttaaattcaatgataaaatatcattgtataagaaaaacgattctgagcgaaaacggtcataatatgatattactaagtatatttgatgatattattgtgaataaagtaatttatatatttacttatttacgtggaaccttgttttacatttacaatccttagctacaaaagttgaacattttataaatttttaactacaaaataattattacattttaaatttgataaattttgtcaaaatttgaattttaaatgcttataaaaaaaaattgtgcctatgtattttcaatatttttcaactgctattgtaaccatatatcaggagccttgcatacaattttcacgcttttctacccaacaaataaaattttattgatatttattgaaaaaaaaaaaaaaaattgagaacagacaatgtccgtaaacagctcaaaaataatcaaattattttcaaaattttatcgtgtatagaaaatactaatataaacattcagtgaaatgttcaagtatctacagtcatacgttttttaattacaacaaaataaaaaaatcgttacacgagaaatcgagtgaatatcaaatgatgtaaaaatatgaatttcaaacgctcataaaaatttaatttgactttcttgtggacattttttgataaaggtagataaactatggataatcttgtattacattttcaaatcttagattgaaaaagaaaaatttttatgaattctcaactcaaaataatttgcttattttcgtgatttttgtgtattttgttaatatttgaactttaaatgcttataaataaaaactgtgactaaggatttttaatatttttcaaatgtcattgttaaaatatagtaggagccttgttttaatttttcaagcttttttacccaataaataaaattttattgatatttgtagaaaaaaaaactaaaaaaatggaaactgaaaatgtccgtaaatagctcaaaataagtcaaaatatttggaaaatgttatggtgtatagaaaaagctaatataaacgttcagtcaaaattgcaagtacctacggtcatttgttttagagttacaccaaaacccaaaatcgatttttctcaaaaacagattttgcgtaaaaatttcggttattccttaatttttcttttgtttttcatgtcacttttgaaaactacttgatatttatacttttgacccccaaagtaccaactagattcactttcccatcagaaaagttactgttgaagaaaatccaagcacctttactgtcttaaaaggtgataacaaacacaaaaaaaatttaaaaaaaaaaacacacatcattgtaaaatcaatacattcagcgcttcgctcagaatctcaaaaatatttagaacgAATGTTAACCCTATGTATGCTACTttctataacaataacaataataaattgaataatactatgtttttattatataggtatcaattattataatatcaaattaacagaaaatatatttttcaaaatatataataagtaatttgcgctataaagtataaacttaaaacaagtacaattgtacaaataaaactGCAGTTTACTCATGAGTAAAAATGTTTCGTGATACGTAGTCGTTGTTGTCTCATATTTATCGGTACTTGATGACATGGCATTTGATACATAGTACACACTGGTGAGTGGTGGGtatatgaacaaataaatatagttgAAGCAAAAAAATGAAGCTTTAACCTAAtagttaaaaaagttaatttatttgactttttaacttatctagtattatttgattttctaaTTACAATAGctcaagttattttttttactttcccATCAttgatttaagtaaataatttacaatatcgATATTCGATGATAACAATCGGTGCTAACAATggataagataattttttattttaatatgtttatataatataggtacctaccctaacatattatattaatataatatattattataatacatttaaacatttatataaatccTGAAATCGAACacaattttcacatttcacattttaacatttttaacgacTCTTGTTTTCGTACGCTTCCGTTCATTGCTCCCCAGCGGCGATTAAAATCAATTGTTATTTAGTGACAAGATGGCgtttaatttgaaaaacgtAGATAAACCTaacaaaaaaaactcatttatcgtaaacgaaataataataacatttagtcGAGTCACTGAACATATAGATACATCGTATATCCAATTGTACGTAAACGCTGGCGTTTTTAACTTTTGGAGGAATAAAAACAGTTCACTTGGAATCGCATTGTGTACCTATTTGTGTGAAGTACCTAATAGAAGGTATCGtaacataggtacttataaaactaTGTATTTTAGATCGATGAATATACCAATCTATATACACcaatatgcaattttttttaatttccaaaacGAAATCGTGCCATGTTGTTAATAGTTATATCAGttgcatatattaatatatctattcCAAAATCGTATtagtattagttataaaatatgaatctaGCAAGATCAGTATTATGCTCATAAACCAATACAATAATCCCCGTACGTTTGTGATGGTATTTTGATCGGAATCATGTATTATAGATGGTGCATGTAGTTTGGAAGacatttgattataattgtagaaattattaaattacattttcaagcggTGTAGCTGTAAACGGAAgtggaatataataatttctggTTCCGGCATCCACGCCGGACCGTAACAAAACAAGTATGATGACATAGGTGCGACAGGCCCTTTAAAtaaaacgaattaaaaatattgtcgtgagcttagatcatatactatattatgatcttAGGTCGTGAGGTTAATATCTCAACCAAATTAAGAAATCACTATCGAATAtgattatcaatattatcatacaagAACAAGATATCAGAAGATAGTTCCACGGATTCAAGTTACTCGACATAACCATGAAATGTATAAGAAATAGTTTGTTTTCGTCAGGGTTTTCAACAAGAATGCTCCCCCCATTTTTCCCTttgataatgaatttattcaaattctattttttggatttttcaaatatactctaaaaccattttttttttcaaatgagaaccctcagttttactgtaaattatttagtggattattattttacaaatgtagatgtacctaattcaaaatttgacatgaaaaaagttttacaagaatataaaataaatataatatttgatctaGTATTATACTTtgatcatttttacaaattattaatgttgatatagaatattattaatcagtAAAATGATCAAATCACCACAGcctccatatattataattacaaaccCATTATTATGGacttattatccttagtacagcacaaagttaaataacaaaaataaggtgggcaagtgggtgtcgctctgctgtgcagtaggttacaagtgggtcactgaaatggatggagttaaatttgagttcaatggtataatactatcattgtataagaaaaacgattctgagcgaagactgtcagcctatgatatattgatattactaggtatatattttgatattattattgtgaataaagtaatttatatttaacctatttacgtggaacttggttttaaatttttaaacgttaGCTATaagagttgaacattttataaatttttaactactaaataatttgtaaattatcaattttttaaatttcgtcaaaattcgaactttaaatgcttataaaaaaattatggctatgtatttttaactcCTATAGTcctataatactattgtatatttaacCATTATTATGTCGTTTACAGTCGCTTAGGGAGGTGATACCACACGTCAAGAAGGACCGGCGGCTATCAAAAATCGAAACGCTCACGTTGGCCAAAAACTACATCATCGCCCTGACCAAGATCATATGTGAAATGAGAGGTGAACTGGATCCATTCAAGGACTCGCAGGAAGGATCTGGTGGTGCGGCTGTGTCCTCAGACGCCACAAACACCGGACCGTCATCGTCTATAGCGGCGGCAACAGCGGCGGCTGCCGAAATCGACAGACGGCTACAATTAGCGTTACAAAACTCAGATGAATCAATGGATCTTTCTTAATCGAAGACGAAGCAGCCGCCTCCGTGGCCGCCAGTCGCCACCATCACAACCGCAAATCCATCGCAACCACCACCAACCATACTTCCATCTTATTATTTCCTTATCCtatacgttaaaatattattaaaaaatgtttgactaaatTCAAGTCAGCTTTCTCTGTTTCCGTCATGTCATAGATACCTTTATACACgaatacgttttcattaacgtaaaagttacaaaattaaaacattaaaaataacgtacctacctatagatacatattatagatgTCCA
Above is a window of Metopolophium dirhodum isolate CAU chromosome 3, ASM1992520v1, whole genome shotgun sequence DNA encoding:
- the LOC132940736 gene encoding protein dimmed-like encodes the protein MRSDSRNNVEETNFGSSIMTAGMTCRKSSRTSCQRELELTDSSSISDDTCTGSDGQGRNGSGAIRSGNRRKRKSSGKDKNVRRLESNERERLRMHSINDAFQSLREVIPHVKKDRRLSKIETLTLAKNYIIALTKIICEMRGELDPFKDSQEGSGGAAVSSDATNTGPSSSIAAATAAAAEIDRRLQLALQNSDESMDLS